A window of Tatumella citrea genomic DNA:
TCCTGCATTTTCTCAACCACCTGATTCACCACATTAGCCCCGCGCTGTGCCGTTTCAGATACTCTGGTAGATAAATGATGAGCCTGATGCGCGTTACCGGCATTTAGCCGCACAGTGGCTGTAATCTGCTCCATACTTGCTGCAGTCTGTTCCAGAGAAGTCGCAGACTCTTCGGTACGCTGTGACAGATTAACAATCCCTGCCCCCAACTCGCGGCAACCGAGATCAATCTGAAAGCTGGCTCCCGATACCTGTTGTACAGAATGGGTCAGTGAGTTCTGCATATGTTGTAGCGTACCCATCACCACATGCAGATCTTTGTTACCGGCCAGCGGGACGCTGCGGGTCAGATCCCCGTCAGCAATCAATGTCAGATGTTCCCTGACCAGGGCCAGCGGATTCAGCAATGCTTTACGTAAAATACGCCAGCTGACGACCATCGTACCGAGGGCAATAACCGAACAGATAACCAGCAGCACTTCCATTTGCCATTTACGACTTCCGGCCAGGATAAACTGTTGTTGGGCAACATGGCTGGCATAGCGATTAAAATTCTGAACTGACTGACTGAACGCGGCCATTAACGCCGGAAATTTTTCTATACTCCGGTAATAGCCTTCCAGGTCTCCGTGTTGCAGTTCGGCCACCATTGGCAGTATTGCCTGATCCATATAAGCCTGGTAGTTCTGAGCTACATCCTCTGCCATCTCTTTGCCTTTCAAAGTGACGGTACCTGCTTTCAGAAACTTCTTCATATGCGATTGTGAATTAGTGACCGCCGTACTTACGTCCTGAAAATATTTTTCCGCCG
This region includes:
- a CDS encoding methyl-accepting chemotaxis protein: MLFKLSLRSGLLIILTLMAALLIVVSATGFFALNAADHSLTEINRIHEDELASLYQSNSDLLHGRSLAALAVRKAELGDSRAAEKYFQDVSTAVTNSQSHMKKFLKAGTVTLKGKEMAEDVAQNYQAYMDQAILPMVAELQHGDLEGYYRSIEKFPALMAAFSQSVQNFNRYASHVAQQQFILAGSRKWQMEVLLVICSVIALGTMVVSWRILRKALLNPLALVREHLTLIADGDLTRSVPLAGNKDLHVVMGTLQHMQNSLTHSVQQVSGASFQIDLGCRELGAGIVNLSQRTEESATSLEQTAASMEQITATVRLNAGNAHQAHHLSTRVSETAQRGANVVNQVVEKMQDITQSSQKIGDILGMIDDIAFQTNILALNASVEAARAGEQGRGFSVVANEVRSLAQRSANAAKEIRQLIVTSQSQVSDGSKMASRAGSAMNEIYSEVSQVTVLMKEISVASDEQSRGIEQINVAVTQMDEVAQQNAALVEQATSATHVLEEQSARLQQTVAAFRLAV